A window of the Ostrea edulis chromosome 1, xbOstEdul1.1, whole genome shotgun sequence genome harbors these coding sequences:
- the LOC125651201 gene encoding protein naked cuticle homolog 2-like isoform X6, translating to MDTENPKALELEQELEKPPLNIEEFECGVQFEGLEKNKQEWSFTLYDFDGHGKITREDLSSLLKALYDAVGSSIKIPSNGTKTLKLRLTVGQDNTQLPENKLPVKGKKDKPKDSDKVKDTPKSKEFAKLNNNLTATHVQLPAKQCNSDLQERVKGQCQNSCQVKGHNPCTAQGQAFMCSGSKRIQLTSQEQQQLVELVQENMERNHVKQLRRHHSDCRGVTTHDHSHHKRRHRGHCFNLMTCNNQASNNTTSNNNQENSAKESQDRRNYYLDLAGIEHNAKTQSTHNLNNSMGQSTRMGDNLVHSRSKSQDTKKCDNIQRASQRIKQQHLDSAKTEHLRSRSFDPQEMETKSPKGHHKGSPHKHGRFRPVSLPVHVPDSVSHYHRRHRHRDKDHDLAMQQVAEWIEREHSCDVDGDKIVVQKHEHHHIHEHHHHHHYHHYYEA from the exons GAGTTTGAGTGTGGCGTTCAGTTTGAGGGGTTGGAGAAGAACAAGCAGGAGTGGTCCTTTACTCTGTATGATTTTGATGGACATGGCAAAATCACAAGAGAG GACCTGTCAAGTTTACTGAAAGCTTTATATGATGCTGTGGGGTCGTCCATCAAAATTCCCTCCAATGGAACAAAAACTCTCAAACTAAGGCTCACTGTAGGGCAAGACAACACACAACTGCCAGAGAACAAGTTACCAGTCAAGGGCAAAAAGGACAAACCTAAGGATAGTGATAAGGTGAAGGACACTCCCAAATCAAAAGAATTTGCAAAGCTCAACAACAACCTAACAGCCACTCATGTGCAGTTGCCTGCCAAGCAGTGCAATAGTGATTTACAAGAAAGGGTAAAAGGACAATGCCAAAACTCCTGTCAAGTCAAAGGTCATAACCCTTGTACAGCCCAGGGTCAAGCTTTTATGTGTTCAGGATCTAAGAGAATTCAACTAACCTCACAGGAACAGCAACAGCTTGTGGAATTGGTGCAGGAGAACATGGAGAGGAATCATGTGAAACAGCTGAG ACGGCATCACAGTGATTGTCGAGGAGTCACGACACATGACCACTCCCACCACAAGCGGCGCCATCGAGGGCACTGTTTCAATCTGATGACTTGTAACAATCAAGCCAGCAACAATACCACTAGTAACAATAATCAAGAGAATAGTGCAAAAGAATCTCAAGACAGAAGAAACTACTACCTCGACTTAGCTGGGATTGAGCATAATGCCAAAACTCAGTCCACACACAACCTGAACAACAGCATGGGACAATCAACAAGAATGGGAGACAATTTAGTTCACTCCCGATCTAAAAGCCAGGACACGAAGAAATGTGATAACATTCAACGCGCATCACAGAGAATCAAACAACAGCATTTGGACAGTGCCAAGACTGAACatttgaggtcaaggtcatttgaTCCACAGGAAATGGAGACAAAGTCACCCAAAGGGCATCACAAAGGGTCACCGCACAAACATGGACGATTTCGACCTGTGAGCTTGCCTGTGCATGTCCCTGATTCAGTGTCCCATTATCATAGGCGCCATCGTCATAGAGACAAAGATCATGACCTTGCCATGCAGCAAGTAGCAGAGTGGATTGAACGGGAACATTCGTGTGATGTTGATGGGGACAAAATAGTGGTTCAGAAGCATGAACATCATCACATTCATGAacatcaccatcatcatcattatcatcattacTATGAAGCATGA